A stretch of Cucumis sativus cultivar 9930 chromosome 2, Cucumber_9930_V3, whole genome shotgun sequence DNA encodes these proteins:
- the LOC101221628 gene encoding QWRF motif-containing protein 2, whose amino-acid sequence MVAAVSTTLNPKTVAQSQGVSHSQNSMRPPLLPSDPDHGAAARRPKSREVTSRYLSSSSSSSSSSASVLRRCPSPSVSGISTSTTVLTPMPSSFRRSESVERPHRGTPHPNSLDFRFGHGNGRGEMSAAQKLLFNSTRSLSVSFQGESFPLQVSKSKPAPTPGVRKGTPRGTGGSAGADQTENMKPVDQQRWQGSHRQANCMSRSLDCVDDRKKVASGSGNVVRALQNSFAEDRSSFDGRLSSDSGKVELEKAVEPLAEGISASSLDISSDSDSVSCSSNSGTQEGGAGKGQRGPRVVVVPARVWQETNNRLRRQPELGSPSSKNTGAKALPSKVNISKKHSIDSQASSPRQVANNNMEQPSPVKFSIGPASPSKLLASSMSILSPSKGSPSRVRCSVTNGFGSSWGSTPSTLSFANEARKGKMGDSRMVDAHSLKMLYNRLLQWRFLNAKADITSSVQRLNAERNLFSAWNGISELRESVIAKRHELQSLQHKLKLASILKSQMTCLDELDLLDQDFSSSLSGITEALEARTLRLPVDEGAKADVQDVKDAICSAVDVIQAITPSLSLWLLKVGDVNSAVSKLADVNANERALLDQCNDLLSTVASMQVKEFSLRTHVLQLERTPAQ is encoded by the exons ATGGTTGCTGCTGTTTCGACGACGTTGAATCCTAAAACCGTGGCTCAGTCTCAGGGAGTATCTCACTCTCAAAACTCTATGAGACCGCCTCTTTTACCTTCTGATCCCGACCATGGTGCCGCCGCACGACGACCTAAATCTCGAGAAGTCACTTCTAGATACTTgtcatcttcctcttcctcttcctcttcttctgcATCGGTTCTGAGACGATGTCCCTCCCCTTCGGTTTCTGGAATATCTACTTCGACGACTGTTCTGACTCCGATGCCATCCTCGTTCAGGCGGTCGGAATCCGTGGAGAGGCCACACAGGGGCACTCCGCATCCTAATTCGTTGGATTTCAGATTTGGTCATGGTAATGGTAGGGGTGAGATGTCCGCTGCTCAGAAGCTGTTGTTCAATTCGACGCGAAGCCTATCGGTTTCTTTTCAAGGTGAATCATTTCCATTGCAGGTAAGCAAGTCAAAGCCTGCACCGACTCCTGGCGTTCGGAAGGGTACGCCTAGAGGTACTGGGGGCAGTGCCGGAGCCGATCAAACTGAGAATATGAAGCCAGTAGATCAGCAGCGGTGGCAGGGTAGTCACCGGCAGGCGAATTGTATGAGCAGGAGTTTGGATTGTGTGGATGATCGGAAGAAGGTCGCTAGTGGGTCTGGGAATGTAGTCAGAGCTCTGCAGAATTCGTTTGCCGAAGACAGATCTTCATTTGATGGAAGACTTAGTTCTGATTCTGGAAAGGTAGAATTGGAGAAGGCGGTAGAGCCTCTTGCCGAAGGAATTTCAGCTAGTAGTTTAGACATTTCGTCCGATTCTGATAGCGTGTCTTGTAGTAGTAATTCGGGAACGCAGGAGGGTGGTGCCGGAAAAGGACAGCGTGGCCCTCGAGTTGTTGTAGTACCGGCAAGAGTCTGGCAGGAGACTAACAATCGGTTGCGGCGGCAACCAGAGCTGGGTTCCCCGTCATCTAAAAACACTGGAGCAAAAGCATTACCTTCGAAAGTAAATATTTCCAAGAAGCATTCAATTGATAGTCAAGCATCATCTCCTCGCCAGGTTGCTAATAACAATATGGAGCAGCCGTCTCCggttaaattttcaattggtCCTGCATCCCCAAGTAAGCTTTTAGCATCATCCATGTCCATATTATCACCTTCAAAAGGAAGTCCATCTCGTGTAAGATGCTCAGTGACAAATGGGTTTGGTAGTAGCTGGGGCAGCACACCATCTACTTTGAGTTTTGCTAATGAAGCTCGAAAGGGGAAAATGGGAGATAGTCGGATGGTTGATGCACATTCATTGAAGATGTTGTACAATAGGCTTTTACAGTGGCGTTTTCTGAATGCTAAAGCAGACATCACATCTTCTGTCCAGCGCTTGAATGCTGAG AGAAACCTCTTCAGTGCTTGGAATGGTATTTCAGAACTGCGCGAATCTGTTATAGCCAAAAGACACGAGTTGCAATCACTACAGCACAAACTAAAGCTGGCTTCTATCCTCAAGTCTCAA ATGACATGTTTGGACGAGTTGGATCTTCTGGATCAAGACTTTTCAAGCTCTCTGTCTGGTATTACAGAAGCTTTGGAAGCTAGAACCCTCCGCTTGCCAGTTGATGAAGGGGCTAAG GCGGATGTCCAAGATGTCAAGGATGCTATTTGTTCAGCAGTTGATGTGATACAAGCAATAACACCATCCTTAAGCTTATGGCTATTAAAG
- the LOC101207742 gene encoding PXMP2/4 family protein 4, which translates to MNSLRRSYSWLLLPVVANINISAKASVSPKIQWRAYLSFGSPPMRFTSRGNQIYSPSTQHRFSSSSSSKPGIGFVGWYLRKVDTHPFITKGITASLIYAAADLTSQTITLSSSGSFDLIRTARMAAYGLLILGPSQHLWFNFMSTISPSRDFLSTFRKIFLGQAVFGPTITSVFFSYNASLQGESGSEIAARLKRDLLPTLLNGVLFWPVCDFLTYKFIPVHLQPLANSSFAYIWTIYLTYMASLKAVDIK; encoded by the exons ATGAATAGCTTGCGTCGAAGTTATAGCTGGCTTCTGCTGCCGGTGGTTgctaatattaatataagCGCCAAAGCGTCTGTATCTCCTAAGATTCAATGGAGGGCGTATTTGAGTTTCGGTTCACCTCCAATGAGATTCACAAGCAGaggaaatcaaatttattccCCATCTACTCAGCATCGATTCTCTTCCTCGTCTTCATCGAAACCAGGGATTGGATTTGTTGGATGGTACCTGAGGAAAGTTGACACTCACCCGTTCATCACTAAAGGTATCACTGCTTCGTTGATTTATGCGGCTGCTGACCTAACCTCTCAg ACGATTACATTGTCATCTTCTGGCTCGTTTGACTTAATAAGGACAGCACGGATGGCTGCTTACGGATTGTTGATATTGGGGCCATCACAGCATTTGtggtttaattttatgtcTACAATCTCTCCATCACGAGATTTTTTGTCAACTTTCAGGAAGATTTTCCTGGGACAGGCTGTGTTTGGACCTACTATAACCTCTGTTTTCTTCTCCTATAATGCATCTTTGCAAG GTGAAAGTGGCAGCGAGATTGCTGCTAGATTAAAGCGTGATTTGCTTCCAACATTGTTAAACGGAGTTTTGTTTTGGCCAGTCTGCGATTTTCTcacatataaatttataccCGTTCATCTACAG CCATTGGCCAACAGTTCATTTGCATATATATGGACCATTTATCTGACATACATGGCAAGCTTAAAAGCAGTTGATATCAAGTGA
- the LOC101207500 gene encoding casein kinase II subunit alpha-2, which yields MSRSRVYADVNVHRPRDYWDYESLAVQWSGQDDYEVVRKVGRGKYSEVFEGINITNNEKCIIKILKPVKKKKIKREIKILQNLCGGPNIVKLLDIVRDQHSKTPSLIFEYVNSTDFKILYPTLTDYDIRYYIYELLKALDYCHSQGIMHRDVKPHNVMIDHELRKLRLIDWGLAEFYHPGKEYNVRVASRYFKGPELLVDLQDYDYSLDMWSLGCMFAGMIFRKEPFFYGHDNHDQLVKIAKVLGTDELNAYLNKYQLVLDPQLEALVGRHSRKPWSRFINADNQHLVSPEAIDFLDKLLRYDHQDRLTAREAMAHPYFFQVRTAENSRLRTQ from the exons ATGTCCAGGTCTCGAGTTTACGCCGACGTCAATGTTCACCGCCCCAGAGATTACTGGGACTACGAATCTCTCGCTGTCCAATGGAG TGGTCAAGATGATTATGAGGTTGTCCGGAAAGTTGGAAGAGGAAAGTATAGTGAGGTTTTCGAAGGTATAAATATCACCAACAATGAAAAATGCATTATCAAGATTCTTAAGCCtgtcaagaagaagaag ATAAAGAGGGAGATAAAGATATTACAAAATCTCTGTGGCGGCCCAAATATTGTGAAACTGCTAGATATAGTCAGGGATCAGCACTCAAAAACTCCTAGCTTAATCTTTGAATATGTGAACAGTAcagatttcaaaattttgtaccCTACACTGACTGATTATGACATACGCTACTATATATACGAGCTTTTGAAg GCATTGGATTACTGCCATTCACAGGGTATAATGCATAGAGATGTAAAGCCTCACAATGTTATGATTGACCATGAACTGCGAAAACTTCGTTTGATTGATTGGGGTCTTGCTGAGTTCTACCATCCAGGAAAAGAATACAATGTCCGAGTGGCATCTAG GTATTTCAAAGGGCCAGAACTTCTTGTAGATTTACAAGACTATGATTATTCCTTGGACATGTGGAGCCTGGGTTGCATGTTTGCTGGCATG ATTTTCCGGAAAGAACCCTTCTTCTATGGTCATGACAATCATGACCAGCTTGTCAAAATTGCTAAG GTGTTAGGGACAGATGAGTTGAATGCATATCTGAATAAATATCAACTGGTTCTTGATCCACAACTTGAAGCACTTGTTGGAAg GCATAGCCGCAAGCCATGGTCAAGATTTATCAATGCTGACAATCAGCATCTTGTATCCCCTGAG GCCATTGATTTTTTAGATAAGCTTCTTCGATATGACCATCAAGATAGGCTCACTGCAAGAGAAGCAATG GCTCATCCATACTTCTTCCAGGTGAGAACTGCGGAGAACAGCCGGCTACGAACGCAATAA